A window of Candidatus Pantoea floridensis contains these coding sequences:
- a CDS encoding polysaccharide biosynthesis/export family protein: MKKTKFRQLTALLLLMCAACSSFVTHAADTSDQVPTFGMNAPANAADSGRTQLGGQATLGGQTNAVPGAGTFAQQNRQGMLLPGETDVRKLLPQSESGLPPPYGANLFAGGYETERSDGLNDNYLIAPGDKLNIWIWGAVNFSNVVTVDNQGNIFIPDVGPINVQNVAASKVNNLVSSHISDVFTNNISVYVNLLTATPVSVFVTGPVIRPGQYAGQSSDSVLYYLKRAGGIDPDRGSYRQIKVIRHNRVIRQIDLYEFMQQGKMPKLSLKDQDVILVEPQGPMINVAGKVRNPFRFELKENDTLGSELIDYALPLAKVSHVGVIGTRSSGPFSVYLPYKDFAHIQLNDGDKVLFNDDMHAQVYDVQVSGSYQGPSFFTVRRETRLHDLLNHIPIDPNLADYGSIYVMRKSVAARQKEMLDESLNRLERSVFTAPASSDGEASIRAKEAELVMKFVEKARKVQPLGKVVVADKGVIANIQLEQGDQIVIPYKTDLIQVGGEVMVPQAVVFNPHASLDDYVAWAGGFTERANDQRIAVIHANGLMEFMGKGDVMPGDQILVMPKVDSKTLQSIKDITQIIYQVAVASNVILR; this comes from the coding sequence GTGAAAAAAACCAAGTTTCGTCAATTAACCGCCCTGCTGCTGCTAATGTGCGCCGCTTGCAGCTCCTTTGTAACGCACGCTGCCGACACGTCGGATCAGGTACCCACGTTTGGCATGAATGCCCCCGCTAATGCAGCCGACAGCGGGCGTACACAGCTCGGCGGCCAGGCTACGTTGGGTGGCCAGACTAATGCTGTACCGGGAGCCGGTACGTTTGCTCAGCAAAACCGTCAGGGCATGCTATTACCGGGTGAAACAGACGTAAGAAAACTTCTGCCACAATCTGAATCAGGCTTGCCGCCACCTTATGGTGCAAACTTGTTTGCCGGTGGTTATGAAACCGAGCGCAGCGACGGATTGAATGACAATTATCTCATCGCGCCAGGAGATAAACTGAATATATGGATTTGGGGCGCAGTGAACTTCTCCAATGTCGTCACGGTTGATAACCAGGGGAATATTTTCATTCCTGATGTCGGCCCAATTAATGTGCAGAACGTGGCGGCCAGCAAAGTTAATAATTTGGTCAGTAGCCATATTAGCGATGTTTTCACCAATAATATTAGCGTTTACGTCAATTTATTAACAGCCACCCCAGTCAGCGTATTTGTTACTGGTCCAGTGATCCGTCCTGGGCAATATGCAGGACAATCATCGGACAGCGTTCTTTATTACCTGAAACGCGCCGGTGGTATTGATCCCGATCGTGGGAGCTATCGTCAGATTAAAGTCATCCGTCATAACCGGGTTATTCGCCAGATAGATCTCTACGAGTTTATGCAGCAAGGTAAGATGCCTAAACTTTCGCTGAAAGATCAGGACGTCATCCTCGTGGAACCGCAAGGTCCGATGATCAATGTCGCGGGGAAAGTGCGTAATCCCTTCCGTTTTGAGTTGAAGGAAAATGACACGCTGGGCTCGGAGCTCATCGACTATGCGCTCCCTCTGGCAAAAGTCAGTCACGTGGGTGTTATTGGTACCCGCTCTTCCGGACCTTTCTCGGTATATCTTCCATACAAAGATTTTGCTCACATCCAGCTTAACGACGGTGACAAAGTCCTGTTTAACGATGATATGCATGCCCAGGTTTACGATGTGCAGGTTTCGGGCAGTTATCAGGGGCCTTCTTTCTTCACCGTGCGCAGAGAAACCCGACTACATGACCTTCTAAATCACATTCCGATTGATCCTAACCTGGCAGATTACGGCTCCATTTATGTCATGCGTAAAAGCGTGGCGGCGCGGCAAAAAGAGATGCTGGATGAGTCGCTGAACCGCCTGGAACGCAGCGTATTTACGGCTCCTGCCAGCTCGGATGGAGAAGCCTCTATTCGCGCCAAAGAAGCTGAACTGGTGATGAAGTTTGTGGAGAAAGCACGCAAAGTTCAGCCATTAGGTAAAGTGGTGGTCGCCGATAAAGGTGTGATTGCCAATATCCAGCTGGAGCAAGGCGATCAGATTGTTATCCCGTATAAAACTGACCTGATTCAGGTGGGTGGCGAAGTTATGGTGCCGCAGGCCGTGGTCTTTAACCCACATGCCAGCCTCGATGACTATGTAGCCTGGGCAGGTGGCTTTACTGAGCGCGCCAATGACCAACGTATTGCGGTTATTCATGCCAACGGGCTAATGGAGTTTATGGGCAAAGGCGATGTGATGCCGGGCGATCAGATTCTGGTCATGCCGAAAGTTGATAGCAAAACCCTGCAGTCAATCAAGGACATTACCCAAATCATCTATCAAGTTGCCGTGGCTTCGAACGTTATCCTGAGATAA
- the speB gene encoding agmatinase, translating to MYNTLGNQYDNSLVSNAFGFMRFPVNFQPYDSDAEWVITGVPFDAATSGRPGSRLGPGAIRQISTNLAWEGCRWPWDFDLRQRLNVVDCGDLVYAFGDSQDLSDKLQAHAEKLLANGKRMLTFGGDHYVTLPLLRAHAKHFGKMALVHFDAHTDTYSNGPTFDHGTMFFTAPKEGLIDPQHSVQIGIRTEFDKSLGFNVLDAAQVNDRSVDDILAEVKRTVGDLPVYLTFDIDCLDPAHAPGTGTPVIGGLTSDKATKLIRGLQGMNIVGMDLVEVAPGYDHADLTSLAAATLALDMLHVQAANKG from the coding sequence ATGTATAACACCCTGGGCAATCAGTACGATAATTCCCTGGTTTCCAACGCCTTTGGTTTCATGCGTTTCCCGGTTAACTTCCAGCCTTACGACAGCGACGCCGAGTGGGTGATCACCGGTGTACCTTTCGATGCGGCAACATCAGGCCGTCCGGGCAGCCGTTTAGGACCCGGCGCCATCCGTCAGATCTCCACCAACCTGGCATGGGAAGGCTGCCGCTGGCCGTGGGATTTCGATTTGCGTCAGCGTCTGAATGTCGTCGATTGCGGCGATCTGGTTTATGCCTTCGGCGATTCGCAGGATCTGTCAGATAAACTGCAGGCGCACGCTGAGAAGCTGCTGGCGAACGGCAAGCGCATGCTGACCTTCGGTGGTGATCATTACGTGACGCTGCCGCTGCTGCGCGCGCACGCTAAGCACTTTGGCAAAATGGCGCTGGTGCACTTTGATGCGCATACCGATACCTATTCCAACGGTCCAACCTTCGATCACGGCACTATGTTCTTCACCGCGCCGAAAGAGGGCCTGATCGATCCACAGCACTCTGTGCAAATTGGTATCCGTACTGAGTTCGATAAGAGCCTCGGTTTTAACGTGCTGGATGCGGCGCAGGTCAACGATCGCAGCGTTGACGATATTCTGGCGGAAGTGAAGCGCACCGTTGGCGATCTGCCGGTGTATCTGACTTTTGATATCGATTGCCTCGATCCTGCACACGCGCCGGGCACCGGTACGCCAGTGATTGGCGGCCTGACCAGCGACAAAGCTACCAAGCTGATTCGTGGTTTGCAGGGCATGAATATTGTCGGTATGGATCTGGTGGAAGTGGCGCCGGGCTACGATCACGCGGATCTGACTTCGCTGGCGGCGGCGACGTTGGCACTCGATATGCTGCACGTACAGGCGGCGAATAAAGGTTAA
- a CDS encoding M48 family metallopeptidase, giving the protein MKMRATVLALGMASLLSGCQGFDNNALLQSGAQAYQAYTLNDSQVKALSDQSCAQMDKDNQLAPANSEYQQRLNKIAAALGDNINGVPANYKVYLTKDVNAWAMANGCIRVYSGLMDMMTDNEVEGVLGHEMGHVALGHTRKAMQVALTTTATRSAAASVGGVIGSLSQSELGEMGEKLVNAQFSQTQESQADDYSYDLLKKRGINPLGLATSFEKLSKLEQGHQSTMFDSHPDSAARAQHIRDRIASGK; this is encoded by the coding sequence ATGAAAATGAGAGCCACCGTTCTCGCTCTGGGCATGGCTTCGCTATTAAGCGGTTGCCAGGGATTCGATAACAACGCGCTGCTGCAATCTGGCGCACAGGCCTATCAGGCCTATACGTTGAACGATTCACAGGTGAAGGCGTTAAGCGATCAATCCTGTGCGCAGATGGATAAAGACAACCAACTGGCCCCCGCTAACAGTGAATATCAGCAGCGACTGAACAAAATCGCTGCCGCGCTGGGCGACAACATCAACGGCGTGCCGGCCAACTACAAGGTGTACCTCACCAAAGACGTCAATGCCTGGGCGATGGCGAACGGTTGCATCCGCGTCTACAGCGGGTTGATGGATATGATGACCGACAACGAAGTGGAAGGCGTACTCGGCCATGAAATGGGCCACGTGGCGCTTGGCCATACGCGCAAAGCGATGCAGGTTGCGCTCACCACCACGGCAACGCGCAGCGCGGCGGCATCGGTTGGCGGCGTGATTGGCTCGCTATCGCAGTCGGAACTGGGTGAAATGGGTGAGAAATTAGTGAATGCACAATTCTCGCAAACCCAGGAGTCTCAAGCTGATGATTACTCTTACGATTTGCTGAAAAAGCGTGGCATTAATCCACTCGGCTTAGCAACCAGTTTTGAGAAACTGTCGAAGCTGGAACAGGGTCATCAGAGCACAATGTTTGATTCGCATCCTGATTCTGCAGCCCGCGCGCAACATATTCGTGACCGGATTGCATCGGGTAAGTAA
- a CDS encoding YidB family protein: MGLLDDLVGSLRNNNGSGQGNQLQQLMAIWNWVQEQGGVEVLLQKFQQGGLGQVLNTWIGSGNNQPVNSGEIQNALGQDQLQSLADKLGTDVNGASGTLAALLPQVIDKLSPQGHIDTSSTQDLGAMVDGLFKR; this comes from the coding sequence ATGGGCTTACTTGATGATTTAGTTGGATCGCTGAGAAATAACAACGGAAGCGGGCAGGGCAATCAGCTCCAGCAGCTTATGGCTATCTGGAACTGGGTGCAGGAGCAGGGCGGCGTTGAAGTGTTGCTGCAAAAGTTCCAGCAGGGCGGCCTGGGGCAGGTGCTGAATACCTGGATTGGCAGCGGTAACAATCAACCGGTTAATAGCGGCGAGATTCAAAATGCGCTCGGCCAGGATCAGTTGCAGTCGCTGGCGGATAAGCTGGGTACCGATGTGAATGGTGCATCCGGCACGCTGGCGGCGCTGCTGCCGCAGGTAATTGATAAGCTGTCGCCGCAGGGACACATCGATACGTCCAGTACGCAGGATTTGGGCGCGATGGTGGACGGCTTGTTTAAGCGCTGA